In the Necator americanus strain Aroian chromosome X, whole genome shotgun sequence genome, aggggcactctgatggtgctagaatgatatAGGGAagacactgatctactgttcttcgcattattcgtcgatggcgaaattgaacaggaagggtcctgccactgccccttgtcttactccagctgccacttcaaacggtgttgtacattcggctggtgttcgaagtgcagcagttgttcgttgattcatgtcatcaagcaagcgaacgaactttcctggtactccatcggcgcgaagcgcgttgagaagacggcctcggtgaaaagagtcgaacgcggcttcaaagttccagaaacgctagttgcattggcttcgaataccgctgccagatttcgatcactctcctgacgatgaacacctgatcaatcgtagatcggccaggacgaaagccagctcgCTCGTCGCGTGtcgtttcttcgcgatgtttaatgagtcggtccaggataatgcgctccagtaccttatacataacacgcagcaaagagattcctcgataatttctTGGGTCcatgacggataacttcttgtggaggggaattatgatagcgtgtctccacgaatcaggtatcctttcgtttatccatattgaacagatgatctttgtcatctcacgaatcccaaacggaagaagatattttaacatttctgcgccaatcccgtcgtctccactagattttccattcttcattttctgaatacagaccaggacctccgacttggtcggtggctcctcgttaaccgcatatgtcggtctatgaacgtgtttgagttcaggagctgacggtgctagccggttcagcaaggtcttgaagtgttcctttcaaattggaagggttgcttcaccgacagctaccccattagcagtgctgaggacatgggaacatcttttcattttgccgctatactgttttagtagagcgtaggcattccgcgggttcctgtcctcccacgccttctcaaactccatcgcacTTGACGTCCACGTTATCGTggttttgttgcagttgacgacgcagcttccttctaagacgcttttcctggttgaagtcaccagtgctgcgcgcgacacatacagaattgtatgtggattttgtttccgcagatgcgaaggcaaacttcttttaCGGCATTAAAACCAGAAGtgtttcctttgcagcgtcctggttgcactttgtaaaggaatccgcatcgctaagcttcttcctggtccgtaccccaacatgaatagacatacgttggcggaattttcttctgcattcatcgtctttcagacctgccatttcgattttcggttgaagaggaactcctcggtttctcttgtggaaccgtatcttcaagctgagaagaactggacggtggtcagagtcgaacgtgACGTCCCAAataactctagattttcggatatctgactgaggaatgttcctcgccagaacctagtcgagctgaagtttaagagtcctcatcttccgcttgcgctgttcttcaggcgttaaatgggttgacccctgccatgtgagctgatggcgtcgatgattcctcttaaacgtagaAGCGATGTGAGACCcatctgttcgcacaagtcgaccaaaCGGTCACCGTTTTCCGACGTGCTCTCCGCTGTATAATACCATTTTACCTTACTGCTCCTCAGCGATTTCCGTAGGTACCTGAGCAGTTACGATCCAGAgcttacgtcctctgcgatcccgtagaaaggcgcatctagacgacgttgagccaactccctccaccaggttcttgaaATCTTTCCTCACAGCTTTCGAGCAGCCACcttctttgttctcatcagcatcgccacagtattatatggtgtaattttggATGCTGATGatgggccgatctctcatgtgtgtttcctgcagtgcagcaaaaggcacacagagatatcgcagaagtctggatagagcggctcgttgaagttcactcgatagtgttctgCAGTTCaccgtgacgaaacgaatgtttgttgccaaagatttcaTGCTCCCTTCatgcagttgacctttcaggttatgggctttggcggtgtgctggacgacctttttgcaatgtatgggaagctttcgccatataacagtgcaggttatatagctcgtacgtccCCAATGcatacactcgaacgcctgatggagtttagttaaagcagggccaccacgtgcaggtagcaatcagactcgtatacgcggccaaatagcaataataataataataataataataataataataataacaataataataataataataataataataataatggcagcataataaaatagtaataatagaaaagttgaaaagagaaataattttttgagtgaaaaattaaaaattcatcgctgtttaataaaaaattttctcactaAACTCTTTAACGCTGGATGCAAATTTCTCACTTCTGTCAGGGATTGACCACTCCACTATAAATAACTGTACACCACGCTGGGCCATCCACCGACCTCGTCTATTACCACAGAGCCTCTCACCAAAGTACGCCTTAGATCACTAGAACTAAGCTTTGCACCCTCTAATATGAGTTTTTAACAACGACTacttttcatcctttcttcTCAGCTCCCctcatttctttcctcctcTTCACACACTCGGTACGATCCACCTCCTACGACCTCTTCGTTGAGGAAATTCCaacccaactac is a window encoding:
- a CDS encoding hypothetical protein (NECATOR_CHRX.G24428.T2); amino-acid sequence: MEFEKAWEDRNPRNAYALLKQYSGKMKRCSHVLSTANGTLLNRLAPSAPELKHVHRPTYAVNEEPPTKSEVLVCIQKMKNGKSSGDDGIGAEMLKYLLPFGIREMTKIICSIWINERIPDSWRHAIIIPLHKKLSVMDPRNYRGISLLRVMYKVLERIILDRLIKHREETTRDERAGFRPGRSTIDQRFWNFEAAFDSFHRGRLLNALRADGVPGKFVRLLDDMNQRTTAALRTPAECTTPFEVAAGVRQGAVAGPFLFNFAIDE
- a CDS encoding hypothetical protein (NECATOR_CHRX.G24428.T1); this encodes MKNGKSSGDDGIGAEMLKYLLPFGIREMTKIICSIWINERIPDSWRHAIIIPLHKKLSVMDPRNYRGISLLRVMYKVLERIILDRLIKHREETTRDERAGFRPGRSTIDQVFIVRRVIEIWQRYSKPMQLAFLEL